Proteins from one Effusibacillus pohliae DSM 22757 genomic window:
- the coaBC gene encoding bifunctional phosphopantothenoylcysteine decarboxylase/phosphopantothenate--cysteine ligase CoaBC codes for MKGKVILLGVSGGIAAYKAAGLCSALVKEGAVVHVIMTESATRFIAPLTFQSLAKTAVITDIFAEPDPGEISHIALADKADLVVVAPATANVIAKAAHGLADDMLTTTLLATRVPVLFAPAMNVNMYHNPVVQDNLARLRARGWLVAEPGEGPLACGYTGRGRLPEPEELVDVIRAIFRQKKDMQGLRVLVTAGGTRERIDPVRYLTNDSSGKMGFALAEAAARRGADVTLVTGNTTLPPPANVRVVPVESALDMHRVVLDLLPQQDVVIKAAAVADYRPALAAERKIKKTGDRLTIELVRNPDILADIGTRKTDRQVIVGFAAETNDVVTNAAAKLRAKNADLIVANDVSQEGAGFGSDTNIVSLVRPDRPVRELPQMSKRDVAEAILDEILAIRKDRL; via the coding sequence GTGAAAGGCAAAGTGATCTTGCTGGGGGTGTCCGGGGGGATAGCCGCTTACAAGGCGGCTGGGCTCTGTTCCGCGCTGGTGAAAGAGGGAGCGGTCGTGCATGTGATCATGACCGAGTCGGCGACCCGCTTCATCGCACCGCTGACGTTTCAAAGCCTGGCCAAGACAGCGGTGATCACCGATATTTTTGCGGAGCCGGATCCGGGGGAAATCAGCCACATCGCGCTGGCGGACAAGGCGGATCTGGTGGTGGTGGCGCCGGCGACCGCCAATGTGATTGCGAAAGCGGCACACGGATTGGCTGACGATATGCTGACCACCACCCTGTTGGCGACGCGGGTGCCGGTCCTGTTTGCCCCGGCGATGAATGTCAACATGTATCACAACCCGGTCGTGCAGGACAATCTGGCACGGCTGCGGGCCCGCGGCTGGCTGGTTGCGGAGCCGGGGGAAGGGCCGCTTGCCTGCGGCTATACAGGCAGAGGGCGGCTGCCGGAACCGGAGGAGTTGGTCGACGTGATCCGGGCGATTTTTCGGCAAAAAAAGGACATGCAGGGGTTGCGGGTGCTGGTGACAGCCGGCGGAACGCGGGAGCGGATCGACCCGGTGCGCTACCTGACGAACGATTCGAGCGGAAAAATGGGCTTTGCCCTGGCGGAGGCGGCCGCCCGCCGCGGGGCCGACGTAACCCTTGTGACCGGAAACACGACGCTGCCCCCTCCTGCCAACGTGCGCGTGGTGCCGGTCGAATCGGCACTTGACATGCATCGGGTGGTGCTGGACTTGCTGCCGCAGCAGGATGTGGTGATCAAGGCGGCGGCGGTGGCCGATTACCGGCCAGCTTTGGCGGCCGAGCGGAAGATCAAGAAAACGGGAGACCGGCTGACGATCGAGTTGGTCCGCAACCCGGACATACTGGCTGACATCGGGACGCGCAAAACAGATCGCCAGGTGATCGTCGGGTTTGCCGCCGAAACGAACGATGTGGTGACCAACGCAGCCGCCAAGCTGCGCGCCAAAAACGCCGATTTGATCGTCGCCAACGATGTTTCGCAGGAAGGGGCCGGTTTTGGCTCAGATACGAACATTGTGTCGCTCGTTCGGCCGGATCGGCCGGTGCGGGAGTTGCCGCAGATGAGCAAGCGGGATGTGGCGGAAGCGATCCTCGATGAGATCCTGGCGATTCGGAAGGATCGGCTATGA
- the rpoZ gene encoding DNA-directed RNA polymerase subunit omega has translation MLYPSIDKLMEKADSKYLLVVAAAKRARQLQEGAERRVNVNSNKHVTVALNEIYQDKIRYTRSK, from the coding sequence ATGCTGTATCCTTCGATTGACAAGCTGATGGAGAAGGCGGACAGCAAATACCTGCTGGTTGTGGCGGCCGCCAAACGGGCCCGTCAGCTGCAGGAGGGCGCCGAGCGGCGGGTGAACGTCAATTCGAACAAACATGTGACAGTTGCGCTGAATGAGATCTATCAGGATAAAATCCGGTATACCCGCAGCAAGTAG